From Pseudomonas sp. B21-028, one genomic window encodes:
- the hisS gene encoding histidine--tRNA ligase: MSKSLQAIRGMNDILPEQTPLWRYFEGTVARLLDNYGYRQIRMPIVEFTELFKRSIGEVTDIVEKEMYTFEDRNGDSLTLRPEGTAACVRAVLEHGITGGGQVQKLWYVGPMFRHERPQKGRYRQFHQIGLEVFNLDGPDIDAELIVMTWRLWGELGLRDAVKLELNSLGTSESRGRYREALVEFLSAHLDKLDEDSQRRLKTNPLRVLDTKNADTQAILADAPKMADYLDDESRAHFEGLKARLDAVGIPYVINPKLVRGLDYYSRTVFEWVTDKLGAQGTVCAGGRYDGLVEQMGGKPTPGVGFAMGIERLVLMLEALDKVPEELSRQVDVYLCAFGEAAELAALALSERVRDQLPGLRLQINAGGGSFKSQFKKADKSGALYALILGDDELAQQVVGFKPLRGQGEQQSIAWDALAAHLATCVVQG; this comes from the coding sequence GTGAGCAAGTCTCTGCAAGCCATCCGTGGCATGAACGACATCCTGCCCGAACAGACGCCCCTGTGGCGCTATTTCGAGGGCACCGTCGCACGTTTGCTGGATAACTACGGTTATCGGCAGATCCGCATGCCAATCGTCGAGTTCACCGAGCTGTTCAAGCGCTCCATCGGCGAAGTGACCGACATCGTCGAAAAAGAGATGTACACCTTCGAGGACCGCAATGGCGATTCCCTGACCCTGCGCCCCGAAGGCACGGCGGCCTGTGTACGTGCGGTGCTCGAACACGGCATCACCGGCGGCGGCCAGGTGCAGAAACTCTGGTACGTCGGCCCGATGTTCCGTCACGAGCGGCCGCAGAAAGGTCGCTATCGCCAGTTCCACCAGATCGGCCTGGAAGTGTTCAACCTCGACGGTCCGGACATCGATGCCGAGCTGATCGTCATGACCTGGCGCCTGTGGGGCGAGCTGGGCCTTCGTGACGCGGTCAAGCTTGAGCTCAACAGCCTGGGCACCAGCGAGTCTCGTGGCCGCTATCGTGAAGCGTTGGTGGAGTTTCTTTCCGCGCACCTGGACAAGCTCGACGAAGACAGCCAGCGCCGTCTGAAGACCAATCCGCTGCGCGTGCTTGACACCAAGAATGCCGATACCCAGGCGATCCTGGCTGACGCGCCGAAAATGGCCGACTACCTCGACGACGAATCCCGTGCGCACTTCGAAGGGTTGAAGGCGCGCCTGGACGCCGTGGGCATTCCTTACGTGATCAACCCCAAGTTGGTCCGCGGCCTGGATTACTACAGCAGGACCGTCTTCGAGTGGGTCACCGACAAGCTTGGCGCCCAGGGCACCGTGTGTGCCGGCGGCCGCTACGACGGCCTGGTGGAGCAGATGGGCGGCAAACCGACGCCAGGCGTGGGCTTTGCCATGGGCATCGAACGCCTGGTGCTGATGCTCGAGGCCCTGGACAAGGTGCCGGAAGAGCTTTCCCGCCAGGTTGACGTCTACCTGTGTGCTTTCGGTGAGGCGGCCGAACTGGCGGCCCTGGCCCTGAGCGAACGGGTTCGCGACCAGTTGCCTGGCTTGCGCCTGCAGATCAACGCCGGTGGTGGCAGCTTCAAGAGCCAGTTCAAGAAGGCCGACAAGAGCGGTGCGCTGTATGCACTGATACTGGGTGACGACGAACTGGCCCAACAAGTGGTAGGTTTCAAACCCCTGCGTGGCCAGGGCGAACAACAAAGCATTGCCTGGGATGCGCTTGCTGCACACCTGGCCACCTGCGTCGTGCAGGGTTGA